The Herbiconiux sp. SALV-R1 nucleotide sequence GTAGAAGGCCACGAGGCTGGTGGCGAACAGCACGCCGGCCACGATGGGGTTCGCGACGACACCGGCGACGCGCGAGTGCACGGCGAGGAGGATCCACTCGCGCATGCCGCGGCTGCCGTCGTCGCGCTTGCGGATGGCGCGGAGCGCGAGGGTCACCGGGCCCGCCGGCACGAGCAGCAATGGGATGGCCATGCTGAGCGTCATGTGCCCGAACATGTGGGCCGAGAACAGGAACTTCTCGTAGACGTTGAGGCCGCCGTTCGTGACGTAGAACAGCATGAGCATGCCGGCCACCCAGAGCACCGTGCGGTACCAGGGCCAACGGTCGCCGCGCCGGTGCAGGCGCCACACGCCGGCGAGGTAGAAGACGATGCCGAAGGCGCACACCAGCACCCAGACGAGGTCGAAGTTCCACAGGGTGAAGAAGCGCTCCACCGTCGGCTCGGGCGGCAACTGCGTTCCGGTGAGAATCTGCGCCGCCGTCTGCTCGGGCGGCAGCGTCTCGGGCACGGGGGTGGCGGTGCGGGCGAGGGCTGCGGCGAAGCCGGTGGCGATGCCCATGAAGGCGAGCTCGGCGACCACCAGCCACCAGAAGTGGCGGCGCCGGCCGGTGCTCTCCAGACGGCCGATGACGAAGCGGCGATGGAAGGCGCCGAACAGGCCGAGCGCGATGAGGGCGCCGACCTTCACGAGCACCAGGATGCCGTAGGGGGTGAGCAGGCGGTCGAGCGAGCCGACCCTGAGCTCGGCGCTGACGTACCCCGAGGCCGCCACCACGACGAAGCAGACCAGGGCGACGCTCGAGTAGCGAGCCACCACGTCGACCAGGCGCGGGGTGTCGAGCTGACGGCTCAGGATGGCGATGACGACGAGGCCGCCGAGCCAGGCGGCCGCGAACACCAGGTGCAGGGCGAGGGCGGTGATGGCCGCGTCGTGCCCGTCGGTGCCGGCGGCGTGGCCCTGCTGGGCCATGGGCCACAGCGACGCCGCCGCGAACAGGCCGACGAAGAACAGCGCCGTCTGGTTGCGCACGGCGAAGCAGAGCACCGTGACGACGGCGCCCATGAGGGTGGTCTGCAGCCACGCCTGGCCGAGGGGGATGGCGGTGAGGAACTGGCCGAGGCCCTGCGAGAAGGTGTCGTCGAAGCTGAGCGCCCGCGCGGTGACGCTGAGGTAGCTGAAGAAGCCGGTGAGCCCGGCGGCGACGGTGAACAGGGCGGCCGAGCCCGCCGCGACGTCGAGGGTGCGGGCGGCGACGGGGCTGTCGCCGGGGAAGACGAAGAGCACGAGCCCGATCGAGCCGATCATGCCGGCGGCGGCGATGTTCACGAGCATCGTCGCGGTCGGCAGCCCGTAGCGCACCACCGCGCCCGGGTCTTCGAGCAGTTGCGGGGCGGCGCCGCCGCCGATGGCGAGGGCCACGAGCAGCGCCACCACCGAGACCGCCACGAGGACGGCAGGACCGGCGACCCGCACGACTCTCAGCACCCGACCACTTTACGCGCCGCTACCTGTACCCCAGCCCGGCGCCGGGGCCGAAGCATCCTGCCCATCGACGACGAAGGGCGCCGACCGGAGTCGACGCCCTTCGTGAATGGAGCTGGATTACTTGGCGGCAGCCTTGAGCTTGGAGCCGGCCGAGATCTTCACGGAGTGGCCCGCGGGGATCTCGATGGTGGCGCCGGTCTGCGGGTTGCGGCCGGTGCGAGCGGCGCGCGAGGTGCGCTCGACGGCGAGCCAGCCCGGGATAGTGACCTTGGTGCCGCTGGCGACCGAGTCGGCCAGGGTCGAGAACAGAGCGTCGAGAACCTCGTTCACCGAAGCCTGGGTCTGGCCGGAAGCGGCGGCGACGGCTGCGACGAGCTCGGTCTTGTTGAGTGACTTGTCAGCCATTTAAGGTGTCCTCCTCGGACCATTTCGCTGCGGATGCAGCTGTTGACAGTGGAACAACCCCGGCCACCGGGGCCAGTTCGCTTGGTCTGTTCGACCGAGGGTAACTTACCAGCTGGACTTCGTAATGCCCGGCAACTCGCCTCGGTGCGCCATGTCGCGGAACCGCACACGCGAGATGCCGAACTTGGTGAGCACACCGCGGGGGCGGCCGTCGAC carries:
- a CDS encoding cytochrome c oxidase assembly protein, with the protein product MLRVVRVAGPAVLVAVSVVALLVALAIGGGAAPQLLEDPGAVVRYGLPTATMLVNIAAAGMIGSIGLVLFVFPGDSPVAARTLDVAAGSAALFTVAAGLTGFFSYLSVTARALSFDDTFSQGLGQFLTAIPLGQAWLQTTLMGAVVTVLCFAVRNQTALFFVGLFAAASLWPMAQQGHAAGTDGHDAAITALALHLVFAAAWLGGLVVIAILSRQLDTPRLVDVVARYSSVALVCFVVVAASGYVSAELRVGSLDRLLTPYGILVLVKVGALIALGLFGAFHRRFVIGRLESTGRRRHFWWLVVAELAFMGIATGFAAALARTATPVPETLPPEQTAAQILTGTQLPPEPTVERFFTLWNFDLVWVLVCAFGIVFYLAGVWRLHRRGDRWPWYRTVLWVAGMLMLFYVTNGGLNVYEKFLFSAHMFGHMTLSMAIPLLLVPAGPVTLALRAIRKRDDGSRGMREWILLAVHSRVAGVVANPIVAGVLFATSLVAFYYTPLFRWATEDHLGHEWMIVHFLIVGYLFVQALIGIDPVPYKLPYPFRLVLLLATMAFHAFFGLALMEGTGLLLADWFGATGRTWAADALEDQQTGGGIAWSIGEIPTVILAFVVAVQWSRNDKKETKRRDRNADRTGEAELEEYNRMLAQLAGGGARSEGGRPGEGSAPR
- a CDS encoding HU family DNA-binding protein — translated: MADKSLNKTELVAAVAAASGQTQASVNEVLDALFSTLADSVASGTKVTIPGWLAVERTSRAARTGRNPQTGATIEIPAGHSVKISAGSKLKAAAK